From the genome of Geminocystis herdmanii PCC 6308, one region includes:
- a CDS encoding TRC40/GET3/ArsA family transport-energizing ATPase: MRVILMTGKGGVGKTSVAAATGLKCAELGYRTLVLSTDPAHSLADSFDMELGHEPQPVVNNLWGAELDALMELEGNWGAVKRYITEVLQARGLDGVQAEELAILPGMDEIFGLVRMKRHYDEGDFDVLIIDSAPTGTALRLLSLPEVSGWYMRRFYKPFQTMSAALRPLFEPIFKPIAGFSLPTNEVMDAPYEFYQQIEALEKVLTDNVQTSVRLVTNPEKMVIKESLRAHAYLSLYNVSTDLIIANRIIPEEVEDPFFKKWKENQAVYKQEIYDNFHPLPVKEVPLFSEEMCGLKALERLKDTLYQGDEDPSKVYYAENTIRVVQEQNNYSLELYLPGIPKEQIKLNKTGDELNVRIGNHRRNLVLPQALAALSPSGAKMEDDYLKIKFANVR, encoded by the coding sequence ATGCGTGTAATTTTAATGACAGGAAAAGGAGGCGTAGGAAAAACATCCGTTGCCGCCGCTACAGGACTTAAATGTGCTGAATTAGGCTACAGAACTCTTGTACTAAGTACAGACCCAGCCCATTCTCTAGCCGACAGTTTCGATATGGAATTAGGACATGAACCTCAACCTGTCGTTAATAACCTTTGGGGTGCAGAATTAGACGCACTTATGGAGTTAGAAGGTAACTGGGGAGCAGTCAAGCGTTATATAACAGAAGTCTTACAAGCTAGAGGACTAGACGGAGTACAGGCGGAAGAATTAGCTATTTTGCCGGGTATGGATGAAATTTTTGGTTTAGTCCGCATGAAAAGACATTATGACGAGGGAGATTTTGATGTCTTAATTATCGACTCTGCACCAACGGGAACAGCATTAAGGTTATTAAGCCTCCCTGAAGTCAGTGGATGGTATATGAGAAGATTTTATAAACCTTTTCAAACCATGTCCGCCGCTTTACGTCCTTTATTTGAACCTATTTTCAAACCGATCGCTGGATTTTCTCTCCCTACCAATGAAGTCATGGACGCACCCTATGAGTTTTATCAACAGATAGAAGCCTTAGAGAAAGTATTAACTGATAATGTGCAAACTTCTGTAAGATTGGTAACAAATCCTGAAAAAATGGTAATCAAGGAGTCCTTACGCGCCCATGCTTATCTAAGTTTATATAATGTTTCAACGGACTTAATCATCGCTAACCGTATCATTCCTGAAGAAGTGGAAGACCCTTTTTTCAAAAAATGGAAAGAAAATCAAGCAGTTTATAAACAAGAAATCTATGATAATTTTCACCCTTTACCAGTGAAAGAAGTGCCTTTATTTTCTGAGGAAATGTGTGGATTAAAAGCCTTAGAAAGATTAAAAGATACTCTATATCAAGGTGATGAAGATCCCAGTAAAGTTTATTATGCAGAAAATACTATTAGAGTTGTTCAAGAACAGAATAATTATAGTCTCGAACTCTATTTACCCGGTATTCCCAAAGAACAAATTAAACTGAATAAAACAGGGGATGAATTAAACGTAAGAATTGGCAATCATCGCCGAAATTTAGTACTTCCTCAAGCCTTAGCGGCGTTAAGTCCTTCTGGTGCAAAAATGGAGGACGATTATCTTAAAATTAAGTTTGCTAATGTACGTTAA
- a CDS encoding tetratricopeptide repeat protein, with protein sequence MQRKFFKIILSCAILLSLIFNLFPAKVYAHSINNEQAITDFLTAIEINDNYYDLDYSHIYAEKGYKKGIQQDYKGAIIYSTKAIEINPQEYFAYNNRGLSHFYLQEYKDALNDFNKCIEIQPSFSQCYYNRALLYSKTGKYQQAVEDSKTVLKYNPNDYVSWENLGTDLSYINKLDEAIYAYEKAIQINPDYFVVYRNLGVTYDQLNQYEKAIENYNKFLTYEPNHPEIWEKTGNAFMELNEYKKAIESYKKVLSYEPNNSIAWLNKGVALYFLKKYNQAITSFKNAFYNDPTNYKALIFQGNIYYDTKKYYKAIELYNQALVYQKDNSDIIYTIASCYALLGNSSDALGSLKQAIKLDKKYREKIKTDSDFDLVRNEPEFQSLIN encoded by the coding sequence ATGCAACGGAAATTTTTTAAGATCATACTTTCTTGTGCTATTCTTCTGAGTCTTATATTTAATCTGTTTCCTGCCAAAGTGTATGCACATAGTATAAATAATGAACAAGCAATTACAGACTTTTTAACAGCAATTGAAATTAATGATAACTATTATGACCTAGACTATTCTCATATTTATGCTGAAAAAGGATATAAAAAAGGTATTCAACAAGATTATAAAGGTGCAATAATATATTCAACTAAGGCAATAGAAATTAATCCACAAGAATATTTTGCCTATAATAATAGAGGTTTATCACATTTCTATCTTCAAGAATATAAAGATGCCCTAAATGACTTCAATAAATGTATTGAAATTCAACCAAGTTTTAGTCAATGTTACTATAATAGAGCATTGTTGTATAGTAAAACTGGAAAGTACCAACAAGCTGTTGAAGATAGTAAAACTGTTTTAAAATATAACCCTAATGATTATGTTTCATGGGAAAATTTAGGAACTGATTTATCTTATATCAATAAACTAGATGAGGCTATTTATGCCTATGAAAAAGCCATTCAAATTAACCCTGATTATTTTGTTGTTTACCGTAATCTGGGTGTTACTTATGACCAATTAAATCAGTATGAAAAAGCAATTGAGAACTATAATAAATTCTTAACCTATGAACCTAATCATCCCGAAATATGGGAAAAGACAGGTAATGCTTTTATGGAATTAAATGAATACAAAAAAGCGATCGAATCTTATAAAAAAGTGTTATCTTATGAGCCTAATAATTCTATTGCATGGTTAAACAAAGGTGTCGCGCTATACTTCCTAAAAAAATATAATCAAGCTATAACTTCTTTCAAAAATGCTTTTTACAATGATCCTACTAATTATAAGGCTTTAATTTTTCAGGGTAATATTTACTATGATACGAAAAAATATTATAAAGCGATCGAACTTTATAACCAAGCTCTTGTGTATCAAAAAGACAATTCAGATATTATTTATACTATAGCTAGTTGTTATGCACTATTGGGTAATTCTAGTGATGCGTTGGGAAGTTTAAAACAAGCGATTAAATTGGACAAAAAATATAGAGAAAAGATTAAAACTGATTCAGATTTTGATTTAGTAAGAAATGAACCTGAATTTCAAAGTTTAATTAATTAA
- a CDS encoding DUF2283 domain-containing protein encodes MKVRYDDDIDAIYFDLVDIPSYDSDEIKDGIIIDYDKEDNIVGIEILDFQSKLKQGLTITDLPFPDSDKATASQYFNIPIAV; translated from the coding sequence ATGAAAGTTAGATATGACGATGATATAGACGCTATTTATTTTGATTTAGTGGATATTCCTTCTTATGACTCCGATGAAATAAAAGACGGTATTATCATTGATTATGATAAAGAAGATAATATCGTAGGGATTGAAATTTTAGATTTTCAGTCGAAGTTAAAACAAGGATTAACAATTACTGATTTACCTTTTCCTGATTCTGACAAAGCAACAGCTTCTCAATATTTCAATATTCCTATTGCTGTTTAA
- a CDS encoding DUF2281 domain-containing protein: MSTIDLVTEKMQYLPPEKQAEILDFVEFLTVKYQGKNKKKSAEERAIERLADVDDQDNPEKWHTVVEIDQEIDVESSLENLRKSG, translated from the coding sequence ATGAGTACGATCGATTTAGTTACGGAAAAAATGCAATATTTACCCCCAGAAAAACAAGCAGAAATTTTAGATTTTGTTGAATTTTTAACGGTTAAATATCAAGGAAAAAATAAGAAAAAATCAGCCGAAGAAAGAGCAATAGAGCGTTTAGCTGATGTCGATGATCAAGATAATCCTGAAAAATGGCACACAGTGGTGGAAATTGATCAAGAAATTGATGTAGAATCTAGTTTGGAGAACTTAAGAAAAAGTGGCTAA
- a CDS encoding ABC transporter ATP-binding protein, which yields MQINKKENDWGLLLKIAPYAKRNSSILLISLVLLIPLSLAGAVQPLLVGQAISLLRNEPTWSFLSSYSVSNALKLLSFILLISIIIRTAFQAVQGFLVQKVGQEITAFIREDLFNHVTSLSSSFFHKTPVGKLVTRITNDVEALGDVFATGAIGILSDLVAILVIILTMFSLQWQLALMLVLMLIPVTALIIYFQKQYRKANYVAREELSVLNSMLQENVVGINVVQLFGREKYNSEIFRVTNDRYRVAIDKTIFHDSAVSATLEWISLVAIAGVLWLGGLLVLGNNISFGILSAFILYSQRLFDPLRQFADKFTMFQSGFTAIERITELMSIPLEIKDRVDNISFDSNKEDEKIGEIRFENVSFGYKPDEYVLKNLNFTIKSGEKIALVGPTGAGKSSIIRLLCRLYEPTHGRILVDGIDIRDITQAELRSHIGVILQESFIFVGDVKRNITLGEEYPFEEIKKAAEITNIDKFIQGLPEGYDTQLRERGANLSGGQKQLLAFARVAIRNPNILVLDEATSSLDVATEADTQQALDKLLVNKTAIIIAHRLSTIRNVDRIFVLKHGELIESGNHDQLLTENGLYASLYKLQMLATV from the coding sequence ATGCAGATTAACAAAAAAGAAAATGATTGGGGACTACTCTTAAAAATTGCCCCTTATGCTAAACGAAATTCATCTATTTTATTAATATCTTTAGTTCTTTTAATTCCTTTATCTTTAGCAGGTGCTGTGCAACCTCTGCTTGTAGGTCAAGCTATTTCTTTACTAAGAAATGAGCCTACATGGTCATTTTTAAGCTCTTATTCTGTATCTAATGCTTTAAAATTACTTAGTTTTATTCTCTTAATTTCTATTATTATTAGAACTGCTTTTCAAGCGGTACAAGGTTTTTTAGTGCAAAAAGTTGGGCAGGAAATTACGGCTTTTATTCGAGAAGATTTATTTAATCATGTGACTTCTTTATCTTCTAGTTTTTTCCATAAAACTCCTGTAGGTAAATTAGTTACTCGCATTACTAATGATGTGGAAGCCTTGGGAGATGTGTTTGCTACAGGTGCGATCGGAATTTTGAGTGATTTAGTGGCAATTTTAGTCATTATTTTGACGATGTTTTCTTTACAGTGGCAGTTGGCTTTAATGTTGGTGTTGATGCTGATTCCTGTCACTGCCTTAATTATTTATTTTCAAAAACAATACCGTAAAGCTAATTATGTGGCTAGGGAAGAATTATCAGTTCTCAACTCCATGCTACAGGAAAATGTGGTAGGTATCAATGTTGTGCAATTATTTGGTAGAGAAAAATACAACAGTGAAATTTTTAGGGTTACGAACGATCGATACCGAGTAGCCATTGATAAAACCATTTTCCATGATTCGGCGGTATCCGCTACCCTCGAATGGATTTCCTTGGTTGCCATTGCCGGGGTGTTATGGTTAGGAGGGTTATTAGTTTTAGGAAATAACATCAGTTTTGGTATATTATCCGCTTTTATCTTATATTCTCAACGATTATTTGATCCTTTACGTCAATTTGCTGATAAATTCACTATGTTTCAATCGGGTTTTACTGCGATCGAGCGTATCACCGAATTAATGAGTATTCCCTTAGAGATAAAAGACAGAGTTGATAACATTAGCTTCGATAGTAACAAAGAAGACGAGAAAATAGGAGAAATCAGATTTGAAAACGTTTCTTTTGGCTATAAACCCGATGAATATGTCTTAAAAAACCTCAATTTCACTATTAAATCTGGAGAAAAAATCGCCCTAGTCGGACCCACAGGGGCTGGAAAAAGCTCTATAATTAGGTTATTATGCCGTTTATACGAACCCACCCACGGACGGATTTTAGTGGACGGTATCGACATTAGAGACATCACTCAAGCCGAATTAAGAAGCCATATCGGGGTAATTTTACAAGAAAGTTTTATCTTTGTCGGGGATGTCAAACGCAATATCACTTTAGGGGAAGAATATCCTTTTGAGGAAATCAAAAAAGCCGCCGAAATCACCAATATAGACAAATTTATTCAAGGGCTTCCCGAAGGATATGACACCCAATTAAGGGAGAGAGGAGCGAATCTTTCGGGGGGGCAAAAACAACTATTAGCCTTTGCCAGAGTTGCCATTCGTAACCCAAACATCTTGGTTTTAGACGAGGCAACCTCCAGTTTAGATGTGGCGACAGAAGCGGATACTCAACAAGCCTTAGATAAATTATTAGTCAACAAAACTGCGATTATTATTGCCCATCGTCTCTCGACTATTCGTAATGTCGATCGAATTTTTGTCTTAAAACACGGGGAGTTAATTGAGTCTGGTAATCATGATCAATTATTAACAGAAAATGGACTTTATGCCAGTCTTTATAAACTGCAAATGTTAGCTACTGTATGA
- the ilvB gene encoding biosynthetic-type acetolactate synthase large subunit, which yields MVASNIPSFKLTTDVIPMQCSGAYALIDSLCRHGVKHIFGYPGGAILPIYDEVYRAEARGDIQHILVRHEQGAAHAADGYARATGKVGVCFGTSGPGATNLVTGIATAHMDSIPMVIITGQVPRNAIGSDAFQETDIFGITLPIVKHSYVARTAQDIPRIIAEAFHLASTGRPGPVLVDIPKDVGLEECEYVPVYPGEVKLSGYRPTVKGNPRQINAAVELIAEARQPLLYVGGGAILSKAHAQIQELAERFQLPVTTTLMGLGAFDEHHPLSVSMLGMHGTAYANFAVSECDLLIAVGARFDDRVTGKLDEFASRAKVIHIDIDPAEVGKNRRPEVPIVGDVRQVLEQILQRARELDLPVHDTLTKDWLARIDRWKQDYPLIVPHPEDALSPQEVIVEVGRQAPNAYYTTDVGQHQMWAAQFLKTGPNRWISSAGLGTMGFGLPAAMGAKVAVGDEEVICISGDASFQMNLQELATLAQYNIKAKTVIINNRWQGMVRQWQETFYGERYSASNMEAGMPNFEMLAEAFGVKGMTVSSRDELSDSIAEMLAHDGPVLLNVYVTRDENCYPMIAPGKNNAQMLGLPKKAEDGLTKEMVICTNCGTRNHADNSFCPECGTKL from the coding sequence ATGGTAGCTTCTAATATCCCCTCTTTCAAACTAACCACTGATGTCATTCCCATGCAGTGTTCTGGTGCTTATGCCTTGATTGATAGCCTTTGTCGTCACGGAGTTAAGCATATTTTTGGTTATCCCGGCGGTGCTATTTTACCCATCTATGATGAGGTTTATCGAGCTGAAGCTAGAGGAGACATTCAACATATTCTCGTCAGACATGAACAAGGTGCAGCCCATGCGGCCGATGGTTATGCTCGTGCTACTGGAAAAGTGGGTGTATGTTTCGGTACTTCGGGACCGGGTGCGACTAACTTGGTAACAGGTATTGCTACAGCCCACATGGATTCCATCCCTATGGTAATTATTACAGGGCAAGTGCCACGAAATGCGATCGGTTCTGATGCTTTTCAGGAAACAGACATTTTCGGCATCACTTTACCTATTGTTAAGCATTCCTATGTGGCTCGTACCGCCCAAGATATTCCTCGTATTATCGCTGAGGCTTTCCATTTGGCTAGTACAGGAAGACCAGGTCCTGTTTTGGTGGATATTCCCAAGGATGTGGGCTTAGAAGAATGTGAGTATGTGCCTGTATATCCGGGAGAAGTCAAGTTATCGGGTTATCGCCCTACGGTGAAAGGTAATCCCCGTCAAATCAATGCGGCGGTAGAATTGATTGCGGAAGCTAGACAACCTTTACTATATGTTGGCGGTGGTGCAATTTTATCGAAAGCTCATGCTCAAATTCAAGAGTTAGCAGAGCGTTTTCAGTTACCTGTTACCACTACTTTAATGGGTTTAGGGGCTTTTGACGAACATCATCCCCTTTCTGTGAGTATGTTGGGAATGCACGGCACTGCTTATGCGAATTTTGCTGTCAGTGAGTGTGATTTATTGATTGCGGTGGGAGCAAGATTTGACGATCGAGTTACAGGAAAATTAGATGAATTTGCTTCCCGTGCAAAAGTAATTCATATTGATATTGATCCTGCGGAAGTAGGTAAAAATCGCCGTCCTGAAGTGCCAATTGTTGGAGATGTACGTCAAGTATTAGAACAAATTTTACAACGTGCCAGAGAGTTAGATTTACCTGTCCATGATACTTTAACAAAAGATTGGTTAGCAAGGATCGATCGATGGAAACAAGACTATCCTTTAATTGTACCCCATCCCGAAGATGCTCTTTCTCCTCAAGAAGTGATTGTGGAAGTAGGGCGACAAGCTCCCAATGCTTATTACACTACTGACGTAGGGCAACATCAAATGTGGGCGGCACAATTCCTCAAAACAGGTCCTAATCGTTGGATTTCTAGCGCAGGACTTGGTACTATGGGCTTTGGTTTACCTGCGGCTATGGGAGCAAAAGTTGCGGTAGGAGATGAAGAAGTTATCTGTATTAGTGGTGATGCTAGTTTTCAGATGAACTTACAGGAATTAGCGACTTTGGCACAATACAACATTAAAGCTAAAACCGTGATCATTAACAACCGTTGGCAGGGCATGGTGCGTCAATGGCAGGAAACCTTCTATGGTGAGCGTTATTCCGCCTCTAATATGGAAGCGGGAATGCCTAACTTTGAGATGTTGGCTGAGGCTTTCGGTGTTAAAGGTATGACGGTTAGCAGTCGTGATGAATTATCAGATTCGATCGCTGAAATGTTAGCTCATGATGGTCCTGTGCTATTAAATGTTTACGTTACACGAGACGAAAATTGTTATCCTATGATTGCACCGGGTAAAAATAACGCTCAAATGTTAGGTTTGCCCAAAAAAGCCGAAGACGGCTTAACTAAAGAAATGGTTATTTGTACTAATTGCGGTACAAGAAACCACGCTGATAATAGTTTCTGTCCTGAATGCGGTACAAAACTGTAG
- a CDS encoding helix-turn-helix domain-containing protein has translation MEKLATLSPNIKTSWKIISPILTIRNEQDYDRAIEQMNILIDEIGTNENHPLYNLLDTLGILIEVYEQENYPIPNCDSSEILAYFMEENALNYSDLPEIGTPEMIEAILNNYQSLSIEQVKLLAKRFNVSPTVFL, from the coding sequence ATGGAAAAATTAGCAACACTATCCCCCAATATCAAGACTTCTTGGAAGATTATCTCCCCCATCTTGACAATTCGTAATGAACAAGACTACGATCGAGCGATCGAACAAATGAATATTTTAATTGACGAGATAGGCACAAATGAAAATCATCCTCTTTATAATCTACTTGATACTTTAGGTATATTAATTGAAGTTTATGAGCAAGAAAATTATCCAATTCCTAATTGTGATAGTAGTGAAATTTTAGCTTATTTTATGGAAGAAAACGCTTTAAATTATTCAGATTTGCCTGAAATTGGAACGCCAGAAATGATAGAAGCAATTTTAAATAATTATCAATCTTTAAGTATTGAACAAGTAAAATTGTTAGCAAAAAGATTCAATGTTTCTCCCACAGTTTTTTTATAA
- a CDS encoding PIN domain-containing protein gives MTDNKIFIDSNIWLYRLLYDTKSDPFLYKRKREIAINLTNSPNIIISTQVITETCSVLKRKANFSDTQIFQIIEEFEEQCYIICLTSREMKNACELRKKYNFSYWDSLIISCALVSSVDVIYSEDMQHGLVIEEKLTIINPFF, from the coding sequence ATGACAGATAATAAAATTTTTATAGATTCCAATATTTGGCTTTATCGGCTTCTTTATGATACAAAATCAGATCCTTTTTTATATAAAAGAAAAAGAGAAATAGCTATTAATTTAACTAATTCTCCTAATATTATTATTAGTACTCAAGTGATCACAGAAACTTGCTCTGTACTGAAAAGAAAAGCTAATTTTTCTGATACTCAAATATTTCAGATTATCGAGGAATTTGAAGAACAATGTTACATTATTTGTCTAACATCAAGGGAAATGAAAAATGCTTGTGAACTTAGAAAAAAATATAATTTTTCATATTGGGATAGTTTAATTATTTCTTGTGCATTAGTTTCTTCTGTGGATGTGATTTATTCAGAAGATATGCAACATGGTTTAGTCATCGAAGAAAAACTGACAATCATTAATCCTTTTTTTTGA
- a CDS encoding helicase-related protein yields MSYNLFEIPSESNHHVDIVWADPENSDRNAYNHYSYTIETTDRESEVLEKRGIRFRNFRNWQLIKQRNPDILTQLKKNQGYYVGESVLSQNFIDHHSQVKTVLKLGALELLANLYSGRITASDKDPFPHQLALQQYLKNHESGIKRVLIADEVGLGKTIEIGLILRDKLITQGLENFSCLYLTSGGLTEDVKIKLRSVIKDQDDSLITVVNSFRDYGDPISQKGIRIASMHAARRYLSPKDKKDLAKGVKPNIVIIDECHHCASNGNLNGKSLKDFNDTTQAYIAAHQIITGKYWLDSEAPDLVILMSATPFRSANQFTNLLRLLAHQTVLKNAFDKDIEQKQLLEAISQENSQVAIVWRQQDEIRNWQDKRLFPQLTIIRPHREGETRLEKTDEEYLSTLETIKKTVQKIYRNHGDSFGGFATAHLETRLTSSSLAGACWLFRWCVRHHSKWQSEKAYKSDNSPDTENLRELIRQISKNLSQFDEDRESDYAKEVSFPSDGNFSFKASNLKDGSIPAIYEFQKRLLENVNPREKADKNDDDIEIDSDLQASAEEILILTELGLDLLKSGRSVENAKLNWLGEMLKAHPDSRFLVFTEVLQTTAIIKATFMKESLALTGSLNTDERAEIVKKFYDRNRNYRILVATSAADEGLDFQIANKVVHWDISPDPAILMQRNGRVARLGQISDVTAYYLILEGTLAEKRDSALWERLADAGVNDPRMQLKILGQLDNKQQEKITEAIQNGKVDTNTVDKVLISARQHSEVMEMELKRLNEKLKPMEVLDRDKLLKRLKVWEKIDTTQYDFYKHKLTFEQKEWERPIFGEEKTEMESAISDVLVIQHFRNQKTRYNFDPEFGLFSQEKNINPLAGLLPWYIDNNAQRGDTKQFKPLIGVDPIGTLTESLARQKQADFMVISQTNFAQKFPDLKDYQYIVFIAHPLSELEHNNKLERAKYLTYYGFSEQFEQPININGASAIETNQMIMFLEEEIMKEINFTEFNLIEEAKKMGEKITNWVKNSFNLGDDLFAENTNYFVPIPVALIKIINDLPEQNINHNQDYNSY; encoded by the coding sequence ATGTCTTACAATTTATTCGAGATTCCGTCAGAAAGTAATCATCATGTAGATATAGTTTGGGCTGATCCCGAAAATTCTGATCGAAACGCTTATAATCATTATAGTTATACGATCGAAACCACAGACAGAGAAAGCGAAGTATTAGAAAAAAGAGGTATTCGTTTTCGTAACTTTCGTAATTGGCAATTAATCAAACAAAGAAATCCTGACATTTTAACTCAGCTTAAAAAAAATCAGGGATATTATGTCGGTGAAAGTGTTTTATCCCAAAACTTTATTGATCATCATTCTCAAGTTAAAACTGTTTTAAAATTAGGTGCATTAGAATTATTAGCAAATCTCTATTCAGGAAGAATTACAGCTAGTGATAAAGATCCTTTTCCTCATCAACTAGCATTACAACAATACTTGAAAAATCATGAATCAGGAATTAAAAGAGTTTTAATTGCCGATGAAGTAGGGTTGGGAAAAACGATCGAAATAGGCTTAATCTTGAGAGATAAACTAATTACTCAAGGATTAGAAAATTTTAGCTGTCTTTATTTAACCTCTGGAGGATTGACAGAGGATGTCAAAATAAAACTCCGTAGCGTCATTAAAGATCAAGATGATAGCTTAATCACTGTAGTAAACTCTTTTCGAGATTACGGTGATCCCATTAGCCAAAAAGGTATTCGTATTGCCAGTATGCACGCCGCTAGACGTTATCTGAGTCCAAAAGACAAAAAAGATTTAGCAAAAGGAGTTAAACCAAATATTGTAATTATCGATGAATGTCATCATTGTGCTAGTAATGGTAATCTTAACGGTAAATCTTTAAAGGATTTTAATGACACTACTCAGGCTTATATTGCCGCCCATCAAATTATTACAGGTAAATACTGGCTTGACTCAGAAGCCCCTGATTTAGTAATTTTAATGAGTGCCACTCCATTTCGTTCTGCTAATCAGTTTACGAATTTATTACGATTATTAGCACATCAAACAGTTCTCAAAAATGCCTTTGATAAAGATATTGAGCAAAAACAGTTATTAGAAGCTATCTCTCAAGAAAATTCTCAAGTCGCAATAGTATGGCGACAACAAGATGAGATTCGTAATTGGCAAGATAAAAGGCTATTTCCCCAATTAACCATTATTCGTCCTCATCGAGAAGGAGAAACAAGGTTAGAAAAAACCGATGAGGAATATTTATCTACTTTAGAAACAATTAAAAAGACTGTCCAAAAAATTTATCGTAATCATGGTGATAGTTTTGGCGGTTTTGCCACTGCACATCTTGAAACTCGCTTAACCAGTAGCTCTTTAGCAGGTGCTTGTTGGTTATTTCGCTGGTGCGTTCGACATCATAGTAAATGGCAAAGTGAGAAAGCCTATAAAAGCGATAATTCTCCTGATACCGAAAATTTAAGAGAGTTAATTCGCCAAATTTCCAAAAATTTATCTCAATTTGATGAAGATAGAGAAAGTGATTATGCCAAAGAAGTTAGTTTTCCTTCTGATGGTAACTTTTCTTTTAAAGCCAGTAACTTGAAAGATGGTAGTATTCCAGCTATTTATGAATTTCAAAAACGTCTTTTAGAAAATGTCAACCCAAGAGAAAAAGCTGATAAAAATGATGATGATATTGAAATAGATAGTGATTTACAAGCATCGGCAGAAGAAATTTTAATTTTGACAGAGTTAGGTTTAGACTTACTTAAATCAGGCCGAAGTGTAGAAAATGCTAAATTAAACTGGTTAGGAGAAATGTTAAAAGCTCATCCTGACTCCCGTTTTTTAGTATTCACAGAAGTATTGCAAACTACGGCAATTATTAAAGCTACTTTTATGAAAGAGAGTCTTGCCTTAACAGGCAGTTTAAATACTGATGAAAGAGCAGAAATTGTGAAGAAATTTTACGATCGAAACAGAAATTATCGTATTTTAGTGGCTACTTCTGCCGCCGATGAAGGCTTAGATTTTCAGATAGCGAATAAAGTAGTACATTGGGATATTAGCCCTGATCCAGCCATTTTAATGCAAAGAAATGGTAGAGTAGCTCGATTGGGGCAAATTTCGGATGTTACCGCTTATTATCTCATTTTAGAAGGCACTTTAGCCGAAAAACGAGATAGTGCGTTATGGGAACGTTTAGCCGATGCAGGAGTTAATGATCCTCGTATGCAATTAAAAATTTTAGGACAATTAGACAATAAACAACAGGAAAAAATCACTGAGGCAATTCAAAATGGAAAAGTAGATACTAATACTGTAGATAAAGTTTTAATCTCTGCTCGACAACATAGTGAAGTAATGGAAATGGAATTAAAAAGACTAAATGAAAAATTAAAACCGATGGAAGTTTTAGATCGAGATAAACTATTAAAACGCCTTAAAGTTTGGGAAAAAATAGACACTACTCAATACGACTTTTATAAACATAAGTTGACTTTTGAACAAAAAGAGTGGGAACGTCCTATATTTGGAGAAGAAAAAACGGAAATGGAATCAGCTATTTCTGATGTTTTAGTTATTCAACATTTTCGGAATCAAAAAACTCGTTATAATTTTGATCCAGAGTTTGGACTTTTTAGTCAAGAAAAAAATATTAATCCTTTAGCTGGTTTATTGCCTTGGTATATTGACAATAATGCTCAGAGAGGAGATACAAAACAATTTAAACCTCTTATCGGAGTTGATCCTATTGGAACTTTAACGGAGTCTTTGGCACGGCAAAAACAAGCGGATTTTATGGTAATTTCTCAGACTAATTTTGCTCAAAAATTTCCAGATTTGAAAGATTATCAATATATAGTTTTTATTGCTCATCCTTTGAGTGAATTAGAACATAATAATAAATTAGAACGTGCTAAATATTTAACTTATTATGGTTTTTCAGAACAATTTGAACAACCTATTAATATTAATGGTGCAAGTGCGATCGAAACTAATCAAATGATTATGTTTTTAGAGGAAGAAATTATGAAAGAAATTAATTTTACTGAATTTAATCTTATCGAAGAAGCTAAAAAAATGGGAGAAAAAATTACTAATTGGGTAAAAAATTCCTTTAATTTAGGAGATGATTTATTTGCCGAAAATACTAATTATTTTGTACCTATTCCAGTCGCTCTAATCAAAATCATCAATGATTTACCTGAACAAAATATTAATCATAATCAAGATTATAATTCTTATTAG